From a single Nissabacter sp. SGAir0207 genomic region:
- the hslO gene encoding Hsp33 family molecular chaperone HslO translates to MANQDSKATHDQLHRYLFQNYAVRGELVTLSETYRQVLENHDYPAPVNTLLGELLVATSLLTATLKFDGDITVQIQGDGPLKMAVVNGNNRQELRGVARVQEGAEIAPESGLKQMIGNGVMVITITPAEGERYQGVVGLEGDTLAECLEGYFMQSEQLPTRLFIRTGESDGLPAAGGMLLQVLPAQNATNDDFDHLTQLTATIKGEELFELPAHDVLYRLYHQEEVTVYEPQDIMFRCTCSRARCADALRSLPDEELTQILEEEGQIDMHCDYCGNHYVFDKVDVAGLRTSGSEPGPHVH, encoded by the coding sequence ATGGCTAATCAAGATTCCAAGGCGACGCACGACCAACTGCATCGCTACCTGTTCCAGAACTACGCGGTGCGCGGTGAGCTGGTCACGCTGAGCGAGACCTACCGTCAGGTGCTGGAAAACCACGACTATCCGGCACCGGTCAATACCCTGCTCGGCGAGCTGCTGGTGGCCACCAGCCTGCTGACCGCCACCCTGAAGTTTGACGGTGACATCACCGTGCAGATCCAGGGCGACGGCCCGCTGAAAATGGCCGTGGTCAACGGCAACAACCGCCAGGAGCTGCGCGGTGTGGCACGGGTGCAGGAGGGCGCGGAGATTGCGCCGGAGAGCGGCCTGAAGCAGATGATTGGCAACGGCGTGATGGTGATTACCATCACGCCAGCCGAGGGCGAGCGCTATCAGGGCGTGGTGGGTCTGGAGGGTGATACCCTGGCCGAATGTCTGGAGGGCTACTTCATGCAGTCCGAGCAGCTGCCGACCCGCCTGTTCATCCGCACCGGTGAAAGCGACGGCCTGCCGGCGGCGGGCGGAATGCTGCTGCAGGTACTGCCCGCGCAGAACGCCACCAATGATGATTTCGATCACCTGACCCAGCTGACCGCCACCATCAAGGGCGAGGAGCTGTTTGAGCTGCCGGCCCACGACGTGCTCTACCGCCTCTACCATCAGGAGGAGGTCACGGTGTATGAGCCGCAAGATATCATGTTCCGCTGCACCTGCTCGCGCGCCCGCTGCGCCGACGCGCTGCGTTCGCTGCCCGATGAGGAGCTGACGCAGATCCTGGAAGAGGAAGGCCAGATCGACATGCACTGCGACTACTGCGGCAACCACTATGTCTTCGACAAAGTGGACGTCGCTGGCCTGCGCACGTCAGGCAGCGAGCCGGGCCCGCACGTCCATTGA
- the nudE gene encoding ADP compounds hydrolase NudE: MEKPLQKPKILKVETVARSRLFNVESVDLAFSNGQQRVYERMRPSEREAVMIVPVIGDDLLLIREYAVGIEDYELGFPKGLIDPGEGVLEAANRELMEEIGYGAHRFDVLSKLTMAPSYFSSKMNIVVARDLFPKKLEGDEPEPLVQVRWPVARMMELLQQPDFREARNVSALFLAQQFFQQAL, encoded by the coding sequence ATGGAAAAACCTCTGCAAAAACCAAAAATCCTGAAAGTCGAAACCGTGGCGCGTTCACGGCTCTTCAATGTGGAGTCGGTGGATCTGGCATTCAGCAATGGCCAGCAGCGGGTCTATGAGCGGATGCGTCCCTCCGAGCGTGAGGCCGTGATGATTGTGCCGGTGATCGGCGATGACCTGTTGCTGATCCGCGAATATGCGGTGGGCATTGAGGATTATGAACTGGGATTCCCCAAAGGGCTGATTGATCCGGGCGAGGGGGTGCTGGAAGCGGCCAACCGCGAGCTGATGGAGGAGATTGGCTACGGCGCGCACCGCTTTGATGTGCTGAGCAAGCTGACGATGGCGCCCTCCTACTTCTCCAGCAAGATGAACATCGTGGTCGCGCGGGATCTGTTCCCCAAAAAGCTGGAGGGGGATGAGCCGGAGCCGTTGGTGCAGGTGCGCTGGCCGGTGGCGCGCATGATGGAGCTGCTGCAACAGCCGGACTTCCGCGAGGCGCGCAACGTCAGCGCACTGTTCCTGGCGCAGCAGTTTTTCCAACAGGCGCTCTGA
- a CDS encoding type II toxin-antitoxin system VapC family toxin: protein MIVLDTAIVMELIRPEPHRQVMQWLDMQDANQLALTAVTVTELFSAVQALPDPQRQRRVQEALLALLNEEFAERLLPFDAHCALRAAALQADHRRQGVSLDQATLYTAAICLHHQAQLATRQPLDFAHCGLVTVNPWGEQGKPRFHEEAAEYFVMSRK, encoded by the coding sequence ATGATTGTGCTGGATACCGCCATTGTCATGGAGTTGATCCGGCCGGAACCGCACCGCCAGGTGATGCAGTGGCTGGATATGCAGGACGCCAACCAGTTGGCGCTGACGGCGGTGACGGTCACCGAGCTGTTCAGCGCCGTGCAGGCGCTGCCCGACCCGCAACGCCAGCGCCGGGTGCAGGAGGCGCTGCTGGCGCTATTGAATGAGGAGTTCGCCGAACGGCTGCTGCCCTTTGATGCCCACTGCGCCCTGCGCGCCGCCGCGCTTCAGGCGGATCACCGGCGGCAGGGCGTCAGCCTGGATCAGGCCACGCTCTATACCGCCGCCATCTGCCTGCACCATCAGGCGCAACTGGCCACCCGCCAGCCGCTGGATTTTGCGCACTGCGGGCTGGTGACCGTCAACCCGTGGGGCGAACAGGGGAAACCGCGCTTCCATGAGGAGGCGGCCGAGTACTTTGTGATGAGCCGGAAATAG
- the pckA gene encoding phosphoenolpyruvate carboxykinase (ATP): MRDHGISPDTLAAYGIHNVSEIVYNPDYARLYQEETAPGLEGYERGIETSLGAISVDTGIFTGRSPKDKYIVRDDTTRDTVWWADEGKGKNDNKPLSQETWDALKACVTEQLSGKRLFVVDAFCGANPDSRLKVRFITEVAWQAHFVKNMFIRPTDEELTDFTPDFIVMNGARCTNPNWREQGLNSENFVAFNLTENIQLIGGSWYGGEMKKGMFSVMNYLLPLKNIASMHCSANVGEQGDVAVFFGLSGTGKTTLSTDPKRQLIGDDEHGWDDDGVFNFEGGCYAKTIKLSEEAEPEIYHAIRRDALLENVVVREDGSIDFDDASKTENTRVSYPIYHIDNIVKPVSKAGHATKVIFLTADAFGVLPPVSRLTADQTQYHFLSGFTAKLAGTERGVTEPTPTFSACFGAAFLSLHPTQYAEVLVKRMQAAGAQAYLVNTGWNGTGKRISLKHTRAIINAILSGEIDQQETFTLPIFNLAVPVSVPGVDEQLLDPRNTYADAAQWQAKAQDLARQFIDNFDKYTDTPAGAALVSAGPSL; encoded by the coding sequence ATGCGTGATCACGGTATATCCCCCGATACCTTGGCCGCCTACGGCATCCATAATGTCAGCGAAATCGTCTATAACCCTGATTACGCACGCCTGTATCAGGAAGAGACGGCGCCAGGGCTGGAAGGCTACGAGCGCGGCATCGAGACCAGCCTGGGTGCCATCTCCGTTGACACCGGTATCTTCACCGGCCGCTCGCCGAAAGATAAGTACATCGTGCGTGATGACACCACGCGTGACACCGTTTGGTGGGCAGACGAAGGCAAAGGCAAGAATGATAATAAACCCCTGAGCCAGGAGACCTGGGATGCCCTGAAAGCCTGCGTCACTGAGCAGCTGTCAGGCAAACGTTTGTTTGTGGTGGACGCCTTCTGCGGCGCCAACCCGGATAGCCGTCTGAAGGTGCGTTTTATTACCGAAGTGGCCTGGCAGGCCCATTTCGTTAAAAACATGTTCATACGTCCGACGGATGAGGAACTCACTGATTTTACGCCTGACTTTATCGTCATGAACGGCGCCCGCTGCACCAATCCGAACTGGCGCGAGCAGGGGCTGAACTCCGAGAACTTTGTTGCCTTCAACCTGACGGAAAATATCCAGCTGATTGGCGGGAGCTGGTACGGCGGCGAGATGAAGAAGGGCATGTTCTCGGTGATGAACTACCTGTTGCCGCTGAAAAATATCGCCTCCATGCACTGCTCCGCCAACGTTGGCGAACAGGGCGACGTGGCGGTCTTCTTTGGCCTTTCAGGCACCGGCAAAACCACCCTCTCTACCGATCCGAAACGCCAGCTGATTGGCGACGACGAGCACGGCTGGGATGATGACGGCGTCTTCAACTTTGAGGGCGGCTGCTACGCCAAAACCATTAAGCTCTCTGAAGAGGCCGAGCCGGAGATCTACCACGCCATCCGCCGCGACGCGCTGCTGGAGAACGTGGTGGTGCGCGAGGATGGCTCCATCGATTTCGATGATGCCTCCAAAACCGAGAACACCCGCGTCTCCTACCCGATCTACCACATCGACAACATCGTCAAGCCGGTTTCGAAAGCGGGCCATGCCACCAAGGTGATCTTCCTGACCGCGGATGCCTTCGGCGTGCTGCCGCCGGTATCGCGCCTGACGGCCGACCAGACCCAGTACCACTTCCTCTCTGGCTTCACCGCCAAGCTGGCCGGTACTGAGCGCGGCGTGACCGAGCCGACGCCTACCTTCTCCGCCTGTTTCGGCGCAGCCTTCCTGAGCCTGCACCCGACCCAGTACGCGGAAGTGCTGGTGAAACGGATGCAGGCCGCGGGTGCCCAGGCCTACCTGGTGAACACCGGCTGGAATGGCACCGGCAAGCGCATCTCCCTGAAGCACACCCGCGCCATCATCAACGCCATCCTCAGCGGCGAGATCGACCAGCAGGAGACCTTCACGCTGCCGATCTTCAACCTGGCGGTGCCGGTGTCAGTGCCGGGCGTGGATGAGCAGCTGCTCGACCCGCGCAACACCTATGCGGATGCGGCACAGTGGCAGGCAAAAGCGCAGGATCTGGCGCGTCAGTTCATCGACAACTTTGACAAGTACACGGACACCCCGGCAGGTGCGGCGCTGGTCAGCGCTGGCCCGTCACTCTGA
- a CDS encoding intracellular growth attenuator family protein — MSTIVLILAVLFAMLIIIGGFLRSISRRQTPFAASLPFMKPNQRKLTPDERQAVERYLSQSDRLSLTSLSASNNIFSLRDKLTLTPKSDIVYSLTKAITRYGVASDEPNKWRYYLDTEEVHLPPFWEPYITQDNQVEIIKTQTIPLVISLNGHTLVNHTYDRRPATTPMVTAPAQNASIRKEESEHIELLTIRRETLEEHALYQSNGVREALALSGAMVLLFFSLTSPMVFLPWLILLALVLSGWAGWRLLRRIPERELQEIHCLRGTPKRWGLFGESHQGNLNNISLGIIDLIYPAHWQPYVSRDLNQVTDVDIYLNRQVVRQGRYLSLHEEIKNFPLQHWARSLVLMCGSLLVLLMLTSYISLSLPLKLSLAWIQGASSTQVNSVHALEETPLRIGDTLRIQGSGMCYIPPKASTNTRPAFMPFDCAGIYWNNATPLPLPESETIEKASALLATVNDQLHPSGAPDPNINPQLATAIEKSGMILLDDFADIVLKTQDLCSNDEDCVRLKNALVNLGNAQNWGALVKRALSGSMKGINVLLRPVSAESLENLVNSAASSFYFQETQRAAQALNSPPPGGFLITSDEGRQLVSYAQPALALYDLSPQDQWRELQRLSGQLLHTPFRAEGIITNLTIDANGTRHISLHSEPDMITLWRYMGTSLLLLVVAVSFVTNAVLLAKRLRRHQRRLSDIQHYYDNCFNPTLDTMPLRPFG; from the coding sequence ATGAGCACAATAGTCCTAATATTGGCTGTACTGTTTGCCATGCTGATCATAATCGGGGGTTTTTTGAGAAGCATCTCTCGTCGCCAGACCCCCTTCGCAGCCTCTTTACCCTTCATGAAGCCTAATCAACGCAAACTGACACCCGATGAACGCCAGGCCGTGGAGCGCTATCTGAGCCAGAGCGATCGCCTGAGCCTGACCTCGCTCTCCGCCAGCAACAATATCTTCTCCCTGCGTGACAAGCTGACCCTGACGCCAAAGAGCGACATCGTCTACTCGCTGACCAAAGCCATCACCCGCTATGGCGTGGCAAGCGACGAGCCGAACAAGTGGCGCTACTACCTCGATACGGAGGAGGTGCACCTGCCGCCGTTCTGGGAGCCGTACATCACGCAGGATAACCAGGTGGAGATCATCAAGACCCAGACCATTCCGCTGGTGATCTCCCTCAATGGCCATACGCTGGTCAACCATACCTATGACCGCCGCCCAGCCACCACGCCGATGGTGACCGCCCCGGCGCAGAATGCCTCGATCCGTAAGGAGGAGAGCGAGCATATCGAGCTGCTCACCATCCGCCGCGAGACGCTGGAGGAACATGCGCTCTACCAGTCCAACGGTGTCCGTGAGGCGCTGGCGCTCTCCGGCGCGATGGTGCTGCTGTTTTTCAGCCTGACCAGCCCGATGGTGTTCCTGCCGTGGCTGATCCTGCTGGCGCTGGTGCTCAGTGGCTGGGCTGGCTGGCGGCTGTTGCGCCGCATCCCGGAGCGGGAGTTGCAGGAGATCCACTGCCTACGCGGCACGCCCAAGCGCTGGGGGCTGTTTGGTGAATCCCATCAGGGCAACCTCAACAACATCTCCCTTGGCATCATCGACCTGATCTATCCGGCGCACTGGCAGCCCTATGTGTCACGCGACCTCAATCAGGTGACGGATGTGGACATCTACCTCAACCGCCAGGTGGTGCGTCAGGGGCGTTACCTGTCGCTGCATGAGGAGATCAAGAACTTCCCGCTGCAACACTGGGCCAGAAGTCTGGTGCTGATGTGCGGCTCGCTGCTGGTGCTGCTGATGCTGACCAGCTACATCTCCCTGAGCCTGCCGCTGAAGCTGAGCCTCGCCTGGATCCAAGGCGCGAGCAGCACCCAGGTCAACAGCGTCCATGCGCTGGAAGAGACGCCGCTGCGCATCGGCGACACCCTACGCATTCAGGGCAGTGGCATGTGCTACATCCCGCCGAAGGCCTCGACCAACACGCGGCCGGCCTTCATGCCGTTTGATTGCGCTGGCATCTACTGGAACAACGCCACCCCGCTGCCGCTGCCGGAGTCAGAGACCATCGAGAAGGCATCGGCGCTGCTGGCAACGGTCAATGACCAGCTGCACCCGAGCGGCGCGCCTGACCCGAATATCAACCCGCAGCTGGCGACGGCGATTGAGAAGTCAGGCATGATCCTGCTGGATGATTTCGCCGATATCGTGCTGAAAACGCAGGATTTGTGCAGCAACGATGAGGATTGCGTGCGGCTGAAGAACGCGCTGGTTAACCTTGGCAACGCCCAAAACTGGGGCGCGCTGGTGAAGCGCGCCCTGTCGGGCAGCATGAAGGGGATCAATGTGCTGTTGCGTCCGGTCAGCGCCGAGTCGCTGGAGAATCTGGTGAACAGCGCCGCCTCCTCCTTCTACTTCCAGGAGACGCAGCGCGCCGCGCAGGCGCTCAACAGCCCGCCGCCGGGCGGCTTCCTGATCACCAGCGACGAGGGGCGCCAGCTGGTCAGCTACGCCCAGCCAGCGCTGGCGCTGTATGACCTCAGCCCGCAGGATCAGTGGCGCGAGCTGCAACGCCTCTCCGGGCAGCTGCTGCACACGCCGTTCCGCGCCGAGGGGATCATCACCAACCTCACCATTGACGCCAACGGCACCCGGCATATTTCGCTGCACAGCGAGCCAGACATGATCACGCTGTGGCGCTACATGGGCACCAGCCTGCTGCTGCTGGTGGTGGCGGTCAGCTTTGTCACCAACGCCGTGCTGCTGGCCAAGCGGCTGCGTCGCCACCAGCGCCGCCTCAGTGACATCCAGCACTACTACGACAACTGCTTCAACCCCACGCTCGACACCATGCCGCTGCGCCCGTTTGGCTGA
- a CDS encoding plasmid stabilization protein, protein MATLTIRNLDDEVKELLRLAAARNGHSMEEEVRSILRQAMLGGTPNYGLASRIHQRFAALSEGDLRAPVRDQLPRQWEIE, encoded by the coding sequence ATGGCTACTCTGACAATCCGCAACCTTGATGATGAAGTAAAAGAGCTGCTGCGTCTGGCGGCGGCCCGCAATGGCCACTCGATGGAGGAGGAGGTACGCTCCATCCTGCGGCAGGCGATGCTGGGCGGCACGCCAAACTATGGCCTTGCGAGCCGCATCCACCAGCGTTTCGCCGCCCTGAGCGAAGGCGACCTGCGCGCACCTGTGCGTGACCAGCTACCCCGGCAGTGGGAGATTGAGTGA
- the yrfG gene encoding GMP/IMP nucleotidase: MPPEFDWTCIDTVLLDMDGTLLDLEFDSYFWLQHVPQALSERRGIPLEQAHAYIEAQYLAVQHTLNWYCFDYWSTTLDLDIAAMTHAVGHRASVREDTLPFLQALREQGKQTILLTNAHPVSLAVKMAHTGLDAHLDLLISTHTFGYPKEDQRLWQAVQQHTGFDPARTLFVDDNEPILDAASTYGIRYCLGVENPDSSMAMKRFLRHPSMHDYRTLLPAFACR; this comes from the coding sequence ATGCCGCCGGAGTTTGACTGGACCTGCATCGATACCGTTTTGCTGGACATGGATGGCACGCTGCTTGATCTGGAGTTCGACAGCTACTTCTGGTTGCAGCATGTGCCGCAGGCGCTGAGCGAGCGGCGTGGCATCCCGCTGGAGCAGGCGCACGCCTACATTGAGGCGCAATATTTGGCAGTGCAGCACACGCTGAACTGGTACTGCTTCGACTACTGGAGCACCACCCTCGATCTGGATATCGCGGCCATGACCCACGCCGTCGGCCACCGCGCCAGCGTACGTGAGGACACCCTGCCCTTCCTGCAGGCGCTGCGCGAGCAGGGGAAACAGACGATTTTGCTGACCAACGCCCACCCGGTGAGTCTGGCGGTCAAAATGGCGCACACCGGATTGGATGCGCACCTTGATTTATTGATCTCCACCCATACATTTGGGTATCCCAAGGAGGATCAGCGCCTGTGGCAGGCGGTGCAGCAGCATACCGGCTTTGACCCGGCGCGCACGCTCTTTGTCGATGACAACGAGCCGATTCTGGATGCCGCCAGCACCTACGGCATCCGCTACTGTCTGGGGGTGGAAAACCCAGACTCCAGCATGGCGATGAAGCGCTTTCTGCGCCATCCCTCAATGCATGACTACCGCACGTTGTTACCGGCCTTTGCCTGTCGGTGA
- the hslR gene encoding ribosome-associated heat shock protein Hsp15, with product MKDTQQDGDAVRLDKWLWAARFYKTRALAREMIEGGKVHYNGQRTKPSKQVEVDAEIKLRQGNDERTVIVLAVTAQRRGAPEAQLLYQETEASIENREKVALARKTHSLTMPHPDRRPDKKERRTLIKFKFGEGE from the coding sequence ATGAAGGACACCCAGCAGGATGGCGATGCCGTCCGTTTGGATAAATGGCTGTGGGCCGCACGCTTCTATAAAACCCGTGCTCTGGCCCGTGAAATGATTGAAGGCGGCAAAGTCCACTACAACGGACAGCGCACCAAGCCGAGCAAACAGGTTGAGGTAGACGCGGAGATCAAGCTGCGTCAGGGAAATGACGAGCGTACCGTGATTGTGCTGGCGGTGACCGCCCAGCGACGGGGCGCGCCAGAGGCCCAACTGCTCTACCAAGAGACCGAGGCCAGCATTGAAAACCGGGAAAAAGTGGCGTTGGCGCGCAAGACCCACTCGCTGACCATGCCGCATCCGGATCGGCGTCCGGATAAGAAAGAGCGCCGCACCCTGATTAAATTTAAATTTGGCGAAGGCGAGTGA
- the envZ gene encoding two-component system sensor histidine kinase EnvZ, whose amino-acid sequence MRRLRFSPRSSFARTLLLIVTLLFVSLVTTYLVVLNFAILPSLQQFNKVLAYEVRMLMTDRLQLEDGTLLEVPPAFRREIYRELGISLYTNAAAQESGLRWAQHYQFLSQQMAQQLGGPTDVRVEMNKNTPVVWLKTWLSPDIWVRVPLTEIHQGDFSPLFRYTLAIMLLAIGGAWLFIRMQNRPLVELEHAALQVGKGIIPPPLREYGASEVRSVTRAFNQMAAGVKQLADDRTLLMAGVSHDLRTPLTRIRLATEMMGDEDGYLAESINKDIEECNAIIEQFIDYLRTGQEMQTELSDLNTILGEVIAAESGYERVIESDLAPAELLVDVHPLSIKRAAVNMVINAARYGNGWIKVSSGHELQRAWFQVEDDGPGIRPDQLKHLFQPFVRGDSARSTSGTGLGLAIVQRIIDAHAGVLDIGSSERGGLRIRAYLPLPTLKGKESGNGNGTPPKATDGIPPPASRS is encoded by the coding sequence ATGAGGCGATTGCGCTTTTCACCGCGTAGCTCCTTTGCCCGAACCCTGCTATTAATCGTCACCCTGCTGTTCGTCAGCTTGGTGACGACCTATCTGGTCGTCCTGAATTTCGCCATCCTGCCCAGTTTGCAGCAGTTCAACAAGGTGCTGGCATACGAAGTGCGTATGCTGATGACCGACCGGCTGCAACTGGAGGACGGCACCTTGTTAGAGGTGCCGCCAGCATTCCGCCGCGAGATCTATCGTGAACTGGGCATTTCGCTCTACACCAACGCCGCCGCTCAGGAGAGCGGCCTGCGTTGGGCGCAGCACTACCAGTTCCTGAGCCAGCAGATGGCACAGCAGCTGGGTGGCCCGACAGACGTGCGCGTCGAGATGAACAAGAATACCCCGGTAGTCTGGCTCAAGACCTGGCTCTCGCCCGATATCTGGGTGCGAGTGCCGCTGACGGAGATCCATCAGGGGGACTTCTCGCCGCTGTTCCGCTATACGCTGGCGATTATGCTGCTGGCGATTGGCGGTGCCTGGCTGTTCATCCGTATGCAGAACCGGCCGCTGGTGGAGCTGGAGCACGCGGCGTTGCAGGTCGGCAAGGGAATCATTCCCCCGCCGCTGCGCGAGTATGGTGCCTCGGAGGTGCGCTCGGTGACGCGCGCCTTTAACCAGATGGCGGCTGGCGTGAAGCAGTTGGCGGATGACCGTACCCTGCTGATGGCCGGGGTCAGCCATGACTTGCGTACCCCGCTGACGCGCATCCGGCTGGCGACAGAGATGATGGGCGATGAGGATGGCTATCTGGCAGAGTCGATCAACAAGGACATTGAAGAGTGCAACGCCATTATTGAGCAGTTCATCGACTACCTGCGCACCGGGCAGGAGATGCAGACCGAGCTAAGCGACCTGAACACCATTCTCGGTGAGGTGATCGCCGCTGAAAGTGGCTATGAGCGTGTGATTGAGAGTGATCTGGCACCGGCGGAACTGCTGGTGGATGTGCATCCGCTCTCCATCAAGCGCGCCGCGGTCAATATGGTGATCAACGCCGCCCGCTACGGCAACGGCTGGATCAAGGTCAGCAGCGGCCATGAGTTGCAGCGCGCCTGGTTCCAGGTGGAGGATGACGGCCCCGGCATCCGGCCTGACCAACTCAAGCACCTGTTCCAGCCGTTCGTGCGTGGCGACAGCGCCCGCAGCACCAGCGGCACCGGGCTGGGGCTGGCGATTGTGCAGCGCATCATTGACGCCCATGCCGGTGTGCTGGACATCGGCAGCAGCGAGCGCGGCGGCCTGCGCATCCGCGCCTACCTGCCGCTGCCCACGCTCAAAGGCAAGGAGAGCGGCAACGGCAATGGCACCCCGCCAAAAGCCACTGACGGCATCCCGCCGCCAGCCTCCCGTTCCTGA
- the ompR gene encoding two-component system response regulator OmpR, with protein MQENHKILVVDDDMRLRALLERYLTEQGFQVRSVANAEQMDRLLTRESFHLMVLDLMLPGEDGLSICRRLRSQSNPMPIIMVTAKGEEVDRIVGLEIGADDYIPKPFNPRELLARIRAVLRRQANELPGAPSQEEAVISFGKFKLNLGTREMFREDEPMPLTSGEFAVLKALVSHPREPLSRDKLMNLARGREYSAMERSIDVQISRLRRMVEEDPAHPRYIQTVWGLGYVFVPDGSKA; from the coding sequence ATGCAAGAGAATCATAAGATTCTGGTGGTGGATGATGACATGCGTTTACGCGCGCTGCTGGAACGTTACCTGACGGAGCAGGGCTTCCAGGTTCGCAGTGTGGCCAACGCCGAACAGATGGACCGCCTGCTGACGCGTGAATCCTTCCACCTGATGGTGCTGGATCTGATGCTGCCGGGTGAAGATGGCCTCTCCATCTGCCGCCGTCTGCGTAGCCAGAGCAACCCGATGCCGATCATCATGGTGACGGCCAAGGGCGAAGAGGTGGATCGGATCGTCGGCCTCGAGATTGGCGCGGATGACTACATCCCGAAACCCTTCAACCCGCGTGAGCTGCTGGCGCGTATCCGCGCGGTACTGCGCCGTCAGGCCAACGAGCTGCCGGGCGCGCCTTCTCAGGAAGAGGCAGTGATCTCCTTCGGCAAGTTCAAGCTGAACCTCGGCACGCGTGAGATGTTCCGTGAAGATGAGCCGATGCCGCTCACCAGCGGGGAGTTCGCGGTACTGAAGGCGCTGGTCAGCCACCCGCGTGAGCCGCTCTCCCGTGACAAGCTGATGAACCTGGCCCGTGGCCGCGAATACAGCGCCATGGAGCGCTCGATTGACGTCCAGATCTCCCGCCTGCGCCGCATGGTGGAAGAGGATCCGGCCCATCCGCGCTATATCCAGACCGTATGGGGTCTGGGCTACGTCTTCGTCCCGGACGGCAGTAAAGCATGA